Proteins encoded together in one Fimbriiglobus ruber window:
- the mobA gene encoding molybdenum cofactor guanylyltransferase, with the protein MTTGGIVLCGGRSSRMGRAKAWLPFGDELLLPRVVRVLCTVVHPVVVVAAPDQEVPELPAGIEVVRDAAVGHGPLRGLAAGLDALAGKVDAAYLSACDAPFLRAAFVKRVVDALDEPTPESDRRWVAAVPRIDGFFHPLAAAFRLPVRADVAALLDAGERRMSALFGVVPTRHLGPADFAAVDPSLQSLRNLNAPAEYEAALRELG; encoded by the coding sequence ATGACCACAGGCGGCATCGTGTTGTGCGGCGGCCGATCAAGCCGGATGGGGCGGGCGAAGGCTTGGCTCCCGTTCGGCGACGAACTCCTCCTGCCGCGCGTGGTCCGCGTCTTGTGTACGGTCGTTCATCCCGTCGTTGTGGTCGCCGCCCCCGACCAGGAAGTGCCGGAACTTCCTGCGGGAATCGAAGTCGTGCGCGACGCGGCGGTAGGGCACGGCCCGCTCCGCGGGTTAGCCGCCGGCCTCGACGCCCTCGCGGGGAAAGTCGACGCCGCGTACCTGTCGGCGTGCGACGCGCCGTTCCTGCGGGCGGCGTTCGTGAAGCGGGTAGTCGACGCGCTCGACGAGCCTACTCCCGAAAGCGATCGCCGTTGGGTCGCCGCCGTCCCACGCATCGACGGATTTTTTCACCCACTCGCGGCCGCGTTTCGACTGCCCGTTCGCGCGGACGTCGCGGCACTGCTCGACGCCGGCGAGCGGCGAATGTCGGCGCTGTTCGGGGTCGTCCCGACACGTCACCTCGGTCCCGCCGATTTCGCGGCCGTCGACCCGTCCCTACAATCGCTAAGAAATTTGAATGCGCCGGCCGAATACGAGGCCGCGTTGCGCGAGTTGGGGTAA
- a CDS encoding YDG domain-containing protein produces MTGNAFDGTVYVQPAYVPLLANNTSFQDVDLNSGSSIGSTPLNLPVLGGSSTLQRYVISSLTGYNGTSSPFTIAAGATVNFLANTSVAIADNDFTGSVVVDGTLTVTDPASFAAQFTVDHTDTDSITVASGGTMVVTDTNFTTTGSQASSGTSLLQVDSGGIFNMIGGSFEWTSINLLAGATSTLQYMLLTGQLAINNAATINITDNDFSGLPANAIVASGSTSVNILLPDEYWGTSLDSEIRTHIVDHVSNPTTILPTVVYSPPPVLSDRPVRPAGEPVPPVPYNPNAGHSVNLTADLSTTIGQVTSGTVTFTLLQGTTVIGTSVQVNVTSQTVVGSYFIPAGTAGGSYVVEIQYSDGTDVFTDESQTLVINPIGQTITFNPPTPVTFAAGLTVNLAATSDSGLTVSYTVISGPATVSGNVLTVTGGGSVVIQATQAGNNNYTTATAVQQTLVIDPATQTITFNPPAPVTFAAGLTVNLAATSSSGLTIGYTVVSGPATVSGNVLTITGGGSVVIQATQAGDADYVAATAVEQTLVVNPASQSITFTTPTPVTYATGLTVNLAATSSSGLTVGYTVVSGPATVSGNVLTVTGAGSVVIQAIQAGDADYAAATAVQQTLVVNPASQTITFTPPAPVNFSVGLTVNLAATSSSGLTVGYTVLSGPATVAGNVLTVTGVGSVVIQATQAGDADYAAATTVEQTLVVNAAAQTITFNPPAPVTFAAGLTVNLAATSSSGLTVSYTVVSGPATVSGNVLTVTGGGNVVIQATQAGDADFAAATAVQQTLVVNPASQTITFTTPAPVTFAAGLTVNLAATSDSGLTVSYTVVSGPATVSGNVLTVTGGGSVVIQATQAGNADFAAATAVQQTLVVNPASQTITFTTPAPVTFAVGLTVNLAATSSSGLTVSYTVISGPATVSGNVLTVTGAGSVVIQAIQAGDADFTAATAVQQTLVVNQGAQTITFTPPAPVNFAVGLTVNLAATSSSGLTVSYTVVSGPATVSGNVLTVTGIGSVVIQATQAGDADFTAATAVQQTLVVNAAAQTITFNPPAPVTFAAGLTVNLAATSSSGLTVGYTVISGPATVSGNVLTVTGGGSVVIQATQAGDADFAAATPVQQTLVVNPASQTITFTPPAPVTFAVGLTVNLAATSSSGLTVGYTVVSGPATVSGNVLTVTGGGSVVIQATQAGDADFAAATAVQRTLVVNPASQTITFTTLAPVNFAVGLTVNLAATSSSGLTVSYTVISGPATVSGNVLTITGIGSVVIQAIQAGDADFAAATAVQQTLVVNQGAQTITFTPPAPVNFAVGLTVNLAATSSSGLTVGYTVVSGPATVSGNVLTVTGGGSVVIQATQAGDANFTAATAVQQTLVVNPAAQTITFTPLAQVTFAIGLTVNLTATGGASGDAVTFTVISGPATVSGNVLTVTGAGSVVIQADQASDADYAAATAVQQTLVVNAAAQTITFAPLTAVTYAAGLTVNLAATGGGSGNAVTFTVVSGPATVSGNVLTVTGAGSVVIQANQAGDTDYAAAAAVHQSLVVNPIVLTVTGITVVNRAYNGTSSATLETAGAGLVGVVNGDSVTLVATGATATFSSVDVGTGISVAVSGLALSGPQAANYVLTQPTGVTASITPATLTVTGITAANRVYNRTTGATVSTTVATLAGVLGGDAVALVTAGATGTFTNPDVGTGITVDVSGLALTGAKAGDYTLTEPTTTADITPAPLTVAGITAVNRTYDRTTAATVSITGAALVGVLGGDAVTLVATGATGTFAIPQVGIGIPVAVAGLTLGGAQAGDYTLTQPATTANITPAPLTVAGLTANDRAYNHTPAATLSTAGATLVGVFAGDTVTLVATGASGTFTSADVGTGIPVTVAGLTLGGAQAGEYVLVQPTAAASITPAPLTVTGVTAQNKVGDGTTLATLDTAGATLTGTFPGDAVTLDASGATGTFASPNPGTGIAVTVSGLKLTGPQAADYALSQPSVSANITSPTVPPTVPPAVPPTVPPAVPPTVPPAVPPSVPPGTPNPALVGYSQIAVGEDAGGTGTVTVYNADQSVAYTATPFGASFTAGVRVAVADLNDDGVPDLIAGTGPGVTNQVVVLDGKTHQQLASFSPFETTFTGGVFVTVGDVNGDGVPDLIVTPDQSGGPIVAVYDGASLGQGKVVQLARFFGIADPSFRGGARAAVGDINGDGYGDVIVSAGYGGGPRIAIYDGKSVAAGAPTELMPDFFAFESSLRNGAYVTAGDLTGKGYADLIFGAGPGGGPRVRVVDSAALLAAGDFQSLDDASVSGVGLADFFAGDPSNRGGVRVAIADLDGSTQASLVVGSGQGAGATVTTYIGKAIVANPDAPVSTLNFDAEPGFTGGVFVG; encoded by the coding sequence GTGACCGGGAACGCGTTCGACGGGACCGTGTACGTCCAGCCGGCGTACGTCCCCCTGCTGGCCAACAACACGTCGTTCCAGGACGTCGACCTGAACTCCGGCAGTTCGATCGGGTCGACTCCCCTGAACCTGCCGGTCCTCGGCGGGTCGTCGACCCTCCAGCGGTACGTCATCTCGTCCCTGACCGGGTACAACGGGACGTCGTCCCCGTTCACCATCGCGGCCGGGGCCACCGTCAACTTCCTGGCCAACACGTCGGTCGCGATCGCGGACAACGATTTCACCGGGTCGGTGGTGGTCGACGGGACCCTGACGGTGACCGACCCGGCGTCGTTCGCCGCCCAGTTCACCGTCGACCACACCGACACCGACTCGATCACCGTCGCCAGCGGCGGCACCATGGTTGTGACTGACACCAACTTCACCACCACCGGGTCTCAGGCGTCGTCCGGAACATCCCTCCTTCAGGTCGATTCGGGCGGCATCTTCAACATGATCGGCGGCAGCTTCGAGTGGACCAGCATCAACCTGCTCGCGGGGGCGACCTCGACCCTGCAGTACATGCTGCTCACCGGGCAACTGGCGATTAACAACGCGGCCACGATCAACATCACGGACAACGACTTTAGCGGGTTGCCGGCGAACGCCATCGTGGCCTCGGGGTCTACGTCGGTCAACATCTTGCTCCCCGACGAGTATTGGGGAACGTCGCTCGATTCGGAAATTCGCACGCACATTGTCGACCACGTCTCCAACCCGACGACGATCCTGCCGACGGTGGTCTACTCGCCGCCGCCAGTCTTGTCCGACCGCCCGGTCCGCCCGGCCGGCGAGCCGGTGCCCCCGGTCCCGTACAACCCGAACGCCGGTCACTCGGTCAACCTGACCGCGGACCTGAGTACCACCATCGGGCAGGTGACGAGCGGGACCGTCACCTTCACCCTGCTCCAGGGCACCACAGTTATCGGTACGTCCGTCCAAGTGAACGTGACGAGTCAGACGGTGGTCGGCAGTTACTTCATCCCCGCGGGAACGGCCGGCGGAAGCTATGTCGTCGAGATCCAGTACAGCGACGGGACGGACGTGTTTACGGATGAGAGTCAGACGCTCGTGATCAACCCGATCGGACAGACCATCACGTTCAACCCGCCGACCCCGGTCACATTCGCCGCCGGACTGACCGTGAACTTGGCGGCGACCAGCGACAGTGGGTTGACGGTCAGCTACACGGTTATCAGCGGACCGGCCACCGTGTCCGGCAACGTCCTGACCGTCACCGGGGGCGGGAGCGTGGTCATCCAGGCGACCCAGGCCGGGAACAATAATTACACAACTGCGACAGCGGTTCAACAAACACTCGTGATCGACCCGGCCACGCAAACCATCACATTTAATCCCCCGGCCCCGGTCACTTTCGCGGCCGGGTTGACGGTGAACCTGGCGGCGACGAGCAGCAGCGGGTTGACGATCGGCTACACAGTCGTCAGCGGGCCGGCTACGGTGTCCGGCAACGTCTTGACCATCACCGGGGGCGGGAGCGTGGTCATCCAGGCGACCCAGGCCGGGGACGCCGACTATGTGGCCGCCACCGCCGTCGAGCAGACGCTCGTCGTCAACCCGGCGAGCCAGTCCATCACGTTCACCACCCCCACCCCGGTCACCTACGCCACCGGGTTGACGGTGAACCTGGCGGCGACCAGCAGCAGCGGGCTGACCGTCGGCTACACGGTCGTCAGCGGGCCGGCCACCGTGTCCGGCAACGTCCTGACCGTCACCGGAGCCGGGAGCGTGGTCATCCAGGCGATCCAGGCCGGCGACGCCGACTATGCGGCCGCCACCGCCGTCCAGCAGACCCTCGTCGTCAACCCGGCTAGCCAGACCATCACGTTCACCCCACCGGCTCCGGTCAACTTCTCCGTTGGCCTGACCGTAAACCTGGCGGCGACCAGCAGCAGCGGGCTGACGGTCGGTTACACGGTCCTCAGTGGACCGGCGACGGTGGCCGGGAACGTCCTCACCGTCACCGGGGTCGGGAGCGTAGTCATTCAGGCCACCCAGGCCGGCGATGCCGACTATGCGGCCGCCACCACCGTCGAGCAGACGCTCGTCGTGAACGCGGCCGCCCAGACCATCACGTTTAATCCCCCGGCCCCGGTCACCTTCGCCGCCGGCCTGACGGTGAACCTGGCGGCGACCAGCAGCAGCGGGCTGACCGTCAGCTACACGGTCGTCAGCGGGCCGGCCACCGTGTCCGGCAACGTCCTCACCGTCACCGGGGGCGGGAACGTGGTGATCCAGGCCACCCAGGCGGGCGATGCCGACTTCGCGGCCGCCACCGCCGTTCAACAGACGCTCGTCGTCAACCCGGCGAGCCAGACCATCACCTTCACCACCCCGGCCCCGGTCACCTTCGCCGCGGGCCTGACGGTGAACCTGGCGGCGACCAGCGACAGCGGGTTGACGGTCAGTTACACCGTCGTCAGCGGGCCGGCTACGGTGTCCGGCAACGTCCTCACCGTCACCGGGGGCGGGAGCGTGGTGATCCAGGCGACCCAGGCCGGCAACGCCGACTTCGCGGCCGCCACCGCCGTCCAGCAGACCCTTGTCGTCAACCCGGCGAGCCAGACTATCACCTTCACCACTCCGGCCCCGGTCACCTTCGCCGTCGGGTTGACGGTGAACCTGGCGGCGACGAGCAGCAGCGGGCTGACCGTCAGCTATACCGTCATCAGCGGGCCGGCCACCGTGTCCGGCAACGTCCTCACCGTCACCGGGGCCGGGAGCGTGGTCATCCAGGCGATCCAGGCCGGCGACGCCGACTTCACGGCCGCCACCGCCGTCCAGCAGACGCTCGTCGTGAATCAGGGCGCCCAGACCATTACGTTTACCCCCCCAGCACCAGTCAACTTCGCGGTCGGGTTGACGGTGAACCTGGCGGCGACGAGTAGCAGCGGGCTAACGGTCAGCTACACGGTCGTCAGCGGGCCGGCCACCGTGTCCGGCAACGTCCTGACCGTCACCGGGATCGGGAGCGTGGTCATCCAGGCGACCCAGGCCGGGGACGCCGACTTCACAGCCGCCACCGCCGTCCAGCAGACGCTCGTCGTGAACGCGGCCGCCCAGACCATCACGTTTAATCCCCCGGCCCCGGTCACCTTCGCCGCGGGCCTGACGGTGAACCTGGCGGCGACCAGCAGCAGCGGGCTGACCGTCGGCTACACGGTTATCAGCGGGCCAGCCACCGTGTCCGGCAACGTCCTGACCGTCACCGGGGGCGGAAGTGTGGTCATCCAGGCGACCCAGGCCGGGGACGCCGACTTCGCGGCCGCCACCCCCGTCCAGCAGACGCTCGTCGTCAACCCGGCGAGCCAGACCATCACCTTCACCCCCCCGGCCCCGGTCACCTTCGCCGTCGGCCTGACGGTGAACCTGGCGGCGACCAGCAGCAGCGGGCTGACCGTCGGCTACACGGTCGTCAGCGGGCCGGCTACGGTGTCCGGCAACGTCCTCACCGTCACCGGGGGTGGGAGCGTGGTCATCCAGGCGACCCAGGCCGGGGACGCCGACTTCGCGGCCGCCACCGCCGTCCAGCGGACCCTCGTCGTCAACCCGGCGAGCCAGACCATCACGTTCACCACTCTGGCCCCGGTCAACTTCGCCGTCGGGTTGACGGTGAACCTGGCGGCGACCAGCAGCAGCGGGCTGACCGTCAGCTACACGGTTATCAGCGGTCCGGCCACGGTGTCCGGCAACGTCCTGACCATCACCGGGATCGGGAGCGTAGTGATCCAGGCGATCCAGGCCGGGGACGCCGACTTCGCGGCCGCCACCGCCGTCCAGCAGACGCTCGTCGTGAATCAGGGCGCCCAGACCATCACGTTCACCCCCCCGGCCCCGGTCAACTTCGCGGTCGGGTTGACGGTGAACCTGGCGGCGACGAGCAGCAGCGGGCTGACGGTCGGCTACACGGTCGTCAGCGGGCCGGCCACCGTATCCGGGAACGTCTTGACCGTCACCGGGGGCGGGAGCGTGGTCATCCAGGCCACCCAGGCCGGGGACGCCAACTTCACAGCTGCCACCGCCGTCCAGCAGACCCTGGTCGTCAACCCGGCCGCCCAGACTATCACCTTCACCCCCCTAGCCCAGGTCACCTTCGCCATCGGTCTGACAGTGAATCTGACGGCCACCGGCGGGGCGTCCGGTGACGCGGTGACGTTTACCGTGATCAGCGGGCCGGCGACCGTGTCCGGGAACGTCCTCACCGTCACCGGTGCGGGAAGTGTGGTGATCCAGGCGGACCAGGCCAGTGATGCCGACTATGCGGCCGCCACCGCCGTTCAGCAGACCCTGGTCGTGAACGCGGCTGCCCAGACCATCACGTTTGCCCCTCTGACCGCTGTCACATACGCGGCCGGGCTGACCGTGAACTTGGCGGCCACCGGCGGGGGGTCCGGGAACGCAGTGACGTTCACCGTCGTCAGCGGGCCGGCCACCGTGTCCGGCAACGTCCTCACCGTCACCGGGGCCGGGAGCGTGGTCATCCAGGCGAACCAGGCCGGCGACACCGATTATGCGGCCGCCGCCGCCGTCCATCAGTCGCTCGTCGTCAACCCGATCGTTCTTACCGTCACCGGGATTACCGTCGTCAATCGGGCCTATAACGGGACGTCTTCCGCGACCCTTGAGACCGCAGGGGCCGGTCTCGTCGGGGTCGTGAACGGGGACTCTGTGACCCTCGTCGCGACCGGGGCGACGGCCACATTCTCCAGCGTGGACGTGGGGACTGGGATCAGTGTTGCGGTCTCCGGCCTGGCACTGTCGGGACCGCAAGCCGCGAATTACGTCCTCACCCAGCCGACCGGCGTCACCGCGAGCATCACCCCGGCCACACTCACCGTGACCGGGATCACTGCCGCGAACCGCGTTTACAATCGAACCACCGGGGCAACCGTATCGACCACGGTCGCGACCCTGGCCGGGGTTCTCGGAGGGGACGCCGTTGCGCTGGTCACGGCCGGTGCGACCGGGACGTTTACCAACCCGGACGTGGGAACCGGAATCACTGTCGATGTCTCGGGGCTGGCGCTTACCGGGGCCAAGGCCGGGGACTACACCCTGACCGAGCCGACGACCACAGCCGACATCACGCCCGCCCCACTTACGGTGGCCGGGATCACCGCCGTCAACCGGACCTACGACCGGACCACCGCGGCGACCGTGTCGATCACGGGCGCGGCCCTGGTCGGGGTTCTCGGCGGGGACGCGGTCACGCTGGTCGCGACCGGGGCGACCGGGACGTTCGCCATCCCGCAAGTGGGGATCGGGATTCCGGTCGCGGTCGCCGGTCTGACCCTCGGCGGCGCCCAGGCCGGGGACTACACCCTGACCCAACCGGCAACCACGGCCAACATCACGCCCGCCCCACTCACGGTGGCGGGACTGACGGCCAACGACCGGGCGTACAACCACACGCCGGCCGCCACCCTGTCGACCGCCGGGGCGACCCTGGTCGGGGTGTTCGCCGGGGACACGGTGACGCTGGTCGCGACCGGCGCGAGCGGGACGTTCACCTCCGCGGACGTCGGGACCGGGATTCCGGTCACGGTCGCCGGCCTGACCCTCGGCGGGGCTCAGGCCGGGGAATACGTCCTGGTCCAACCGACGGCCGCCGCGAGCATCACCCCGGCCCCCCTCACCGTCACAGGGGTCACGGCCCAGAACAAGGTCGGCGACGGGACGACGTTGGCCACGCTCGACACGGCCGGTGCTACTTTGACCGGGACGTTCCCCGGGGACGCCGTCACATTGGACGCGAGCGGAGCCACGGGCACGTTTGCCAGCCCCAACCCGGGTACCGGGATTGCCGTAACCGTTTCCGGGCTCAAACTGACCGGCCCGCAAGCCGCGGATTACGCCTTATCCCAACCAAGTGTCTCCGCGAACATCACGTCCCCCACCGTCCCGCCCACGGTTCCCCCGGCCGTCCCGCCCACGGTTCCCCCGGCCGTCCCACCCACGGTTCCCCCGGCCGTCCCGCCCTCGGTTCCGCCCGGAACCCCGAATCCGGCCCTCGTCGGGTATTCGCAGATCGCCGTCGGAGAGGACGCCGGTGGGACCGGGACGGTCACCGTGTACAACGCGGACCAGTCGGTCGCGTACACGGCGACCCCATTCGGGGCGTCGTTCACCGCTGGCGTGCGGGTCGCCGTCGCTGACTTGAACGACGACGGGGTGCCAGATCTCATTGCCGGGACCGGACCCGGGGTAACCAATCAGGTCGTCGTTCTGGATGGTAAGACCCATCAACAACTCGCGTCGTTCAGCCCCTTCGAGACGACATTCACCGGCGGCGTCTTCGTGACGGTCGGTGACGTGAACGGGGACGGGGTGCCCGACCTGATCGTCACCCCCGACCAGTCCGGTGGTCCGATCGTGGCCGTCTATGACGGGGCCTCGCTCGGTCAGGGGAAGGTCGTCCAACTGGCCCGGTTTTTCGGCATCGCCGATCCGTCGTTCCGGGGCGGGGCCCGGGCCGCCGTGGGCGACATCAACGGGGACGGGTACGGGGACGTGATCGTGTCGGCCGGGTACGGGGGCGGACCCCGGATCGCTATTTACGACGGAAAATCTGTGGCGGCGGGCGCGCCGACCGAATTGATGCCGGACTTCTTCGCGTTTGAAAGTTCGCTGCGGAACGGGGCGTACGTGACGGCCGGGGATCTGACCGGGAAGGGGTACGCGGATCTCATCTTCGGGGCCGGACCCGGCGGCGGGCCGCGGGTCCGGGTTGTCGACAGCGCCGCGCTACTGGCCGCCGGGGACTTCCAATCTCTGGACGACGCGTCGGTATCGGGGGTCGGGCTGGCCGACTTCTTCGCCGGAGACCCGAGCAACCGGGGCGGGGTGCGGGTGGCGATCGCCGATCTGGACGGGAGTACTCAGGCGAGTCTGGTGGTCGGGTCCGGGCAGGGAGCCGGGGCGACCGTGACCACGTACATCGGGAAGGCGATCGTCGCGAATCCCGATGCGCCGGTTTCGACGCTGAACTTCGACGCCGAGCCCGGGTTTACCGGCGGCGTGTTCGTCGGGTGA
- a CDS encoding threonine synthase, which yields MTQFVSHLEAAIDGSEIPFGGLVNMHAGRPVWVRYHLDRVRSAVTPADIARRPPSLWRYRELLPLPTNVEPVTLGEGMTPLLHCPRLGQLLGLSNLYVKDESQLPTGSFKSRGMTAAVSLAKWLGVKRVALPTAGNAGGAAAAYAARAGLECFVFMPHDTPTVNQFEPYLYGAKAFRVNGLINDCGKIVRDGAERMGWFDLSTLKEPYRLEGKKTMGLELAEQLGWTLPDVILYPTGGGTGLIGMWKAFQELKELGWLTGNTFPRLISCQAEGCAPIVTAFDKGERFADLFPNARTVASGLRVPVAVGDFMMLDAIRASGGKAVAGSEPAIAPWMRRASSAEGIAVCPETAVCFDVLEKLIAAGDVARDEKVVVFNTGAAPKYLEALPVDLPALDKERIDWSVIEK from the coding sequence ATGACACAGTTCGTTTCTCACCTCGAAGCCGCGATTGACGGCAGCGAAATCCCTTTCGGCGGGCTCGTGAATATGCACGCGGGGCGGCCCGTCTGGGTGCGGTATCACCTCGATCGCGTCCGGTCCGCCGTTACCCCGGCCGACATCGCCCGGCGGCCGCCCTCGCTCTGGCGGTACCGCGAACTCCTGCCGCTGCCGACAAACGTCGAGCCGGTGACGCTCGGAGAGGGGATGACGCCGCTTCTTCATTGTCCCCGTCTCGGGCAGCTGCTCGGTCTGTCCAACCTGTACGTGAAAGACGAGTCGCAATTGCCGACCGGGAGTTTCAAGAGCCGGGGGATGACGGCGGCGGTGAGCCTGGCGAAATGGCTGGGCGTGAAGCGCGTGGCACTGCCCACGGCCGGCAATGCGGGCGGGGCGGCCGCGGCCTATGCCGCGCGGGCGGGGCTCGAGTGCTTCGTCTTCATGCCGCACGACACCCCGACGGTGAACCAATTCGAACCTTACCTTTACGGGGCGAAAGCGTTCCGCGTGAATGGACTGATCAATGATTGCGGGAAGATCGTTCGCGACGGCGCCGAGCGCATGGGGTGGTTCGACCTCTCGACTCTGAAAGAACCGTATCGGCTCGAAGGCAAGAAGACGATGGGGCTCGAACTCGCCGAGCAACTCGGCTGGACGCTGCCCGACGTGATCCTCTACCCGACCGGTGGCGGCACCGGCCTCATCGGCATGTGGAAGGCGTTTCAGGAACTGAAGGAACTCGGCTGGCTGACGGGGAACACCTTCCCGCGATTGATCTCGTGCCAGGCCGAAGGGTGCGCCCCAATCGTAACCGCGTTCGATAAAGGCGAGCGTTTTGCCGACCTCTTCCCCAACGCCCGGACGGTCGCGAGCGGGTTACGTGTACCCGTTGCGGTGGGCGATTTCATGATGCTCGACGCCATTCGGGCGAGCGGTGGGAAAGCCGTGGCCGGGAGTGAGCCCGCCATTGCGCCGTGGATGCGCCGCGCCAGTTCGGCGGAAGGGATCGCCGTTTGTCCGGAAACTGCCGTGTGTTTCGATGTTCTCGAGAAACTGATTGCCGCGGGCGATGTCGCGCGAGACGAGAAGGTGGTTGTGTTCAACACCGGTGCCGCGCCGAAGTACCTGGAAGCCCTGCCGGTCGATCTCCCGGCTCTCGATAAGGAACGAATCGACTGGAGTGTGATCGAAAAGTGA
- a CDS encoding homospermidine biosynthesis protein translates to MDRHAGTSENKEFLKSISRERIDPPAVRGGLSAADLLDTAFLSYNGGRLREGCQLYARRMLADDATVGLALSGALTPAGLGISCLVPLVEAGFIDWIVSTGANLYHDTHYALGMDLYQAGPSLPDLELRENQVIRIYDIVFDYENLLGTDKFYRTLCRGPAFQQTFGTAEFHNLVGKYLAERETQTGVSGKSLLAAAYRCGVPVFTSSPGDSSIGMNLAALQLEGCQLRIDPLRDVNQSAAVVWAAKDNGGSSGVFILGGGSPKNFMLQTEPQIQEVLGLTEAGHDYFLQFTDARPDTGGLSGATPSEAMTWGKVDPEKLPGTVTCYIDSTVALPLLSAYALTRREPRKHKRYMDRLPDLTRKLEERYAEVRKERGE, encoded by the coding sequence ATGGACCGACACGCCGGAACCTCCGAGAACAAGGAGTTCCTCAAGAGCATCAGCCGGGAGCGGATCGACCCGCCGGCCGTCCGCGGCGGGCTCTCGGCCGCCGACCTGCTGGACACCGCGTTCCTCTCGTACAACGGCGGCCGGCTCCGCGAAGGCTGCCAGCTGTACGCCCGCCGGATGCTGGCGGACGACGCGACCGTGGGTCTGGCCCTCAGCGGGGCGCTGACGCCGGCCGGCCTGGGCATCTCGTGCCTCGTGCCGCTGGTCGAGGCCGGGTTCATCGACTGGATCGTCAGCACCGGGGCGAACCTGTACCACGACACGCACTACGCCCTCGGCATGGACCTGTACCAGGCCGGCCCGAGTTTGCCGGACCTGGAATTACGCGAGAACCAGGTCATCCGCATTTACGACATCGTCTTCGACTACGAGAACCTGCTCGGCACCGACAAGTTTTACCGGACGCTCTGCCGCGGCCCGGCCTTCCAGCAGACGTTCGGCACCGCGGAGTTCCACAACCTCGTCGGCAAGTATCTGGCGGAGCGCGAGACCCAGACCGGCGTGTCGGGGAAGAGTCTGTTGGCGGCCGCGTACCGCTGCGGGGTGCCGGTCTTCACGAGTTCGCCCGGCGACAGTTCGATCGGAATGAACCTCGCCGCCCTCCAGCTCGAAGGCTGCCAGCTGCGGATCGACCCGTTGCGGGACGTGAACCAGTCGGCCGCGGTCGTCTGGGCCGCGAAGGACAACGGCGGTTCGAGCGGCGTGTTCATCCTCGGCGGCGGCTCCCCGAAGAACTTCATGCTCCAGACCGAGCCTCAGATTCAGGAAGTCCTCGGCCTGACCGAAGCGGGCCACGACTACTTCCTCCAGTTCACCGACGCCCGCCCCGACACCGGCGGTCTGAGCGGCGCGACCCCGTCCGAGGCGATGACGTGGGGCAAAGTCGACCCCGAAAAGCTCCCCGGCACCGTGACCTGCTACATCGACTCGACCGTGGCCCTGCCGCTCCTGTCGGCCTACGCCCTCACCCGCCGGGAACCGCGGAAGCACAAGCGGTACATGGACCGGCTGCCGGACCTGACGCGCAAGTTGGAAGAGCGGTACGCGGAAGTGCGGAAAGAACGCGGGGAGTAA